A genome region from Harpia harpyja isolate bHarHar1 chromosome 26, bHarHar1 primary haplotype, whole genome shotgun sequence includes the following:
- the GABARAP gene encoding LOW QUALITY PROTEIN: gamma-aminobutyric acid receptor-associated protein (The sequence of the model RefSeq protein was modified relative to this genomic sequence to represent the inferred CDS: inserted 1 base in 1 codon) gives MKFLYKEEHPFEKRRCEGEKIRKKYPDRVPVIVEKAPKARIGDLDKKKYLVPSDLTVGQFYFLIRKRIHLRAEDALFFFVNNVIPXTSATMGQLYQEHHEEDFFLYIAYSDESVYGA, from the exons ATGAAGTTCCTGTACAAGGAGGAGCACCCGTTCGAGAAGCGCCGCTGCGAGGGCGAGAAGATCCGCAAGAAGTACCCGGACCGCGTCCCG GTCATCGTGGAGAAGGCGCCGAAGGCCCGAATCGGGGACCTGGACAAGAAGAAGTACCTGGTGCCCTCGGACCTGACAg TGGGCCAGTTTTACTTCCTGATCCGGAAGCGGATCCACCTGCGGGCCGAGGACGCGCTCTTCTTCTTCGTCAACAACGTCATCC CCACCAGCGCCACCATGGGCCAGCTCTACCag gaaCACCACGAGGAGGATTTCTTCCTGTACATCGCCTACAGCGACGAGAGCGTCTACGGGGCCTGA
- the CTDNEP1 gene encoding CTD nuclear envelope phosphatase 1: MMRTQCLLGLRTFVAFATKLWSFLLYMLRRQVRTVIQYQTVRYDVLPLSPVSRNRLNQVKRKILVLDLDETLIHSHHDGVLRPTVRPGTPPDFILKVVIDKHPVRFFVHKRPHVDFFLEVVSQWYELVVFTASMEIYGCAVADKLDNNRSILNRRYYRQHCTLELGSYIKDLSVVHSDLSSIVILDNSPGAYRSHPDNAIPIKSWFSDPSDTALLNLLPMLDALRFTADVRSVLSRNLHQHRLW, translated from the exons ATGATGCGGACCCAGTGCCTGCTGGGGCTCCGCACCTTCGTGGCCTTCGCCACCAAACTCTGGAGCTTCCTCCTCTACATGCTGCGCCGGCAGGTCCGCACC GTGATCCAGTACCAGACGGTGCGATACGACGTCCTGCCCCTCTCCCCTGTCTCCCGCAACCGCCTCA ACCAGGTGAAGAGGAAGATCCTCGTCTTGGACCTGGACGAGACCCTGATCCACTCGCACCATGACGGCGTGCTGCGGCCCACCGTGcgcccggggacccccccggacTTCATCCTCAAG GTCGTCATCGACAAACACCCCGTCCGGTTCTTCGTGCACAAGCGGCCCCATGTGGATTTCTTCCTGGAGGTG GTGAGCCAGTGGTACGAGCTGGTGGTGTTCACGGCCAGCATGGAGATCTACGGCTGCGCCGTGGCCGACAAGCTGGACAACAACCGCAGCATCCTCAACCGGCGCTACTACCGGCAG cactgCACGCTGGAGCTGGGCAGCTACATCAAGGACCTGTCGGTGGTGCACAGCGACCTCTCCAGCATTGTCATCCTCGACAACTCCCCCGGCGCCTACCGCAGCCACCCAG ATAACGCCATCCCCATCAAGTCCTGGTTCAGCGACCCCAGCGACACGGCCTTGCTCAACCTGCTGCCCATGCTGGATGCCTTGAG GTTCACAGCTGACGTCCGCTCCGTCCTGAGCCGCAACCTGCACCAGCACCGGCTGTGGTGA
- the ELP5 gene encoding elongator complex protein 5 has protein sequence MLEALVAGGAEGLVLVRDNAACEGRSLLRAFVTAAVQRAERVLVVLFDVPREQFEAGLSPSVKEQLLYRDGFTDPLGWSGPDPDLRAGDFGGLLAGGLPPGGPLTLVLDSLSWLLLRLPPPRLCQALGALLGGAPGSARPSCLLALLHGDLHPPGLLQALGALATTQLILGGAPPSPGTLRLASVLSRPRRGGVRQKDESFTLLPDGSLRSLGVPTPTPEEEDGRPPPAARTPGSPRDSGGRAPSHPLTFRLQLSAAERAARAAVPPPYQLSPPKRSTLLRTPGTIVCALEPPEDEDEDPEDPDYDLDV, from the exons ATGCTGGAGGCGCTGGTGGCCGGCGGCGCGGAGGGGCTGGTCCTCGTGCGag ACAACGCCGCCTGCGAGGGTCGCAGCCTCCTCCGGGCCTTCGTCACCGCCGCCGTGCAGAG GGCCGAGCGCGTCCTCGTCGTCCTCTTCGACGTCCCCCGGGAGCAGTTCGAGGCCGGGCTGAGCCCCTCAGTGAAGGAGCA GCTCCTGTACCGCGATGGCTTCACGGACCCCCTGGGCTGGAGTGGGCCGGACCCTGACCTGCGGGCAGGCGATTTCGGGGGGCTCCTAGCGGGGGGGCTCCCCCCGGGGGGGCCCCTGACGCTGGTGCTGGACTCgctcagctggctgctgctgcgcctgccccccccccgcctctgccaggccctgggggctctgctggggggggcCCCCGGCTCCG cccgcccctcctgcctgctggcactgctgcacgGGGACCTGCACccccctgggctgctgcaggcgCTGGGGGCCCTGGCCACGACCCAGCTCATCCTGGGgggggccccccccagcccgggcaCCCTCCGACTTGCCAGCGTGCTCAGCCGCCCCCGCAGGGGGGGGGTCAGGCAGAAG gacgaGAGCTTCACCCTCCTGCCTGATGGCTCCCTGCGCTCCCTGGGGgtgcccacccccacgccggaggaggaggatgggagacccccccctgcagcccggacgcctgggtcccccagGGATTCAGGGGGCCgggccccctcccaccccctcacCTTCCGCCTGCAGCTGTCTGCGGCTGAGCGGGCAGCACGGGCAGCTGTGCCCCCCCCGTACCAGCTCAGCCCCCCTAA GAGATCGACCCTCCTCCGGACACCCGGGACCATCGTCTGTGCCCTGGAACCCCCCGAGGATGAGGACGAGGACCCCGAGGACCCCGACTATGACCTGGATGTGTGA
- the CLDN7 gene encoding claudin-7, whose amino-acid sequence MAHGGLQVLGLVLSLAGWGALVAAAVLPQWQMSSFAGDTIITAVVTYQGLWMSCASQSTGQLQCKSYDSILALPGYIQVTRALMVVAGVLGPLAMGVAVMGMKCTRCGGDDPRRKAGMAAAGGGLFLLSGLAGLIACSWYGHRIVTNFYDPTVPVNFKFEFGAAIFVGWGGAALALLGGAMLACSCPRRGGHGRAYPRSKAASPQPPSNREYV is encoded by the exons ATGGCGCACGGGGGGCTGcaggtgctggggctggtgctgtCACTGGCGGGGTGGGGGGCGTTGGTGGCGGCCGCAGTGCTGCCGCAGTGGCAGATGTCCTCCTTCGCTGGGGACACGATCATCACGGCGGTGGTCACCTACCAGGGGCTGTGGATGAGCTGTGCCAGCCAGAGCACCGGCCAGCTCCAGTGCAAGAGCTACGACTCCATCCTCGCCCTGCCCG GGTACATCCAGGTGACGCGGGCGCTGATGGTGGTGGCGGGGGTGCTGGGCCCCCTGGCCATGGGGGTGGCGGTGATGGGGATGAAGTGCACCCGCTGCGGAGGGGACGACCCCCGGCGCAAGGCCGGCAtggcggctgccggcggcggccTCTTCCTCCTGTCCG ggctggcagggctgatCGCCTGCTCCTGGTACGGCCACCGCATCGTCACCAACTTCTACGACCCCACGGTCCCTGTCAACTTCAA GTTCGAGTTCGGCGCCGCCATCttcgtgggctgggggggggctgccctggccctgctgggggGGGCCATGCTGGCCTGCTCCTGCCCCCGGCGTGGGGGGCACGGCCGGGCCTACCCCCGCAGCAAGGccgccagcccccagccccccagcaaCCGCGAGTACGTCTGA